A genomic window from Pectinophora gossypiella unplaced genomic scaffold, ilPecGoss1.1 Pgos_127, whole genome shotgun sequence includes:
- the LOC126380842 gene encoding alpha-(1,3)-fucosyltransferase 10-like, translating into MDIDRLPLPRENKTIWALFHEESPRNTPIFMHEKALNLFNFSSTFNKNSDVPIPLYHLESLDAVTTTRYFVNTSIKNSILNEISPIVFFQSNCYTFTGRDEYVTTLMKYIKVDSYGLCLHNKDIDLPTLSKNPLVDDELMNVLAKYKFMIAIENAACIDYVTEKFWRAIELGVVPIYYGSPLIRDWLPNNKSAILLEDFPTPKLLSQYLRYLLQNNSAYEEYLEHKTLGIISNRKLSDEISAREYDKTLLIT; encoded by the exons ATGGATATCGATCGATTGCCACTTCCAcgagaaaataaaactatttgggCATTATTTCACGAGGAATCACCGAGAAACACGCCGATATTTATGCACGAGAAAGCGTTGAACTTGTTCAATTTCTCCTCTACTTTTAACAAGAACAGTGATGTTCCGATCCCGTTGTACCATTTGGAGAGTCTTGATGCAGTCACGACTACAAGATACTTCGTAAACACTTCAATAAAAAACTCTATTCTGAATGAGATTTCTCCCATCGTATTCTTTCAGTCTAACTGCTACACCTTCACTGGCCGTGATGAGTACGTGACAACATTAATGAAGTACATCAAAGTAGATTCCTATGGTCTTTGTTTGCACAACAAGGATATAGATCTGCCCACGTTATCAAAAAACCCGTTAGTTGATGATGAGCTGATGAACGTTCTTGCGAAGTATAAGTTTATGATAGCTATAGAGAATGCTGCGTGTATTGATTATGTGACGGAGAAGTTTTGGCGCGCGATAGAATTGGGCGTCGTGCCTATCTACTACGGCTCGCCGCTGATCAGGGACTGGCTGCCGAATAACAAGTCAGCCATACTGCTGGAGGACTTCCCTACCCCGAAACTGCTCAGCCAATACTTGCGCTACCTTTTGCAGAACAACTCAGCGTACGAAGAATACCTCGAGCATAAAACTTTAGGGATAATCTCGAACCGCAAACTGAGTGATGAAATAAGTGCCAGAGAATATGACAAAACTCT GCTAATTACCTGA